A stretch of DNA from Acidobacteriota bacterium:
TCGGAGCGCCTCCCTCTTTCTTCCGCCGCCGTCCGGGACATGGGTCGCCCTTTTCGCGGGCGCCTTCGTTCTTCTCGCGCGGAAGGGCCGGTGGCGCCGGGCGGGATGGATCCTGCTGGTCTTCTCCGCCGTCGGAGCCCTGGTCCACCCTCAACTTCACCCGAAGGACCTCCCTCCGTCCATGGCCGTCCTCGACGTGGGCCAGGCCTCCTGCCAGGTCCTCCTGGACGGGGAGGACGCCCTGCTCATCGATGCGGGGACCTCTTCCTCCCGGGGCCCCACGAGCGCCCGCTCGGTGATCGAGCCGTTCCTCGCCGCCTCGGGGTTGCGGCGGGTCCGCGGGATGCTCTTGACCCATTGGGATGCGGACCACGCCGGAGCCGCGCCGGAACTGCTTCTGGATCTTCCCGTCGGCTTTCTTGGGTATCCGGCAACGGATCCGCCCCGCGAAAACCTCCCGCGTCGGATCGCGGATCGGGCCCAATCGGCGGGCGTCCCCCTTGTGCCTCTG
This window harbors:
- a CDS encoding MBL fold metallo-hydrolase, whose product is RSASLFLPPPSGTWVALFAGAFVLLARKGRWRRAGWILLVFSAVGALVHPQLHPKDLPPSMAVLDVGQASCQVLLDGEDALLIDAGTSSSRGPTSARSVIEPFLAASGLRRVRGMLLTHWDADHAGAAPELLLDLPVGFLGYPATDPPRENLPRRIADRAQSAGVPLVPLASPDELGIGRWRIRVANPGRTSAEEKEENDRSLVLIVQGPLRSILFTGDIGRRTEARLLRTGALPRAEVLVAPHHGASSANSPEWVEALRPRAAVFSVGRSNRFGHPADSVLQAYGRAGSRILRTDRDGAILLTAPQGRTLFHRHRDGDWLTHLTRAGQGAGPEPP